The sequence GCTTCCCGTTCGCGTTCAGCTCGCTGCAGGCGAACACCATCGCGGCGACGGTCACCGCCACGATCGGCGAGGGCGCACCGAGCTGGCTCCCCTGGGTCATCGGGATCGCGGTCGCGCTGCTGACGGGCCTGGTCGTCTTCGGCGGCGTGCGGCGCATCGCCTCGGTCACGCAGTTCCTCGTGCCCATCATGGCTCTGGCCTATCTGCTGCTCGGACTCGTCGTCGTCGCCCTGCACATCGACCGCCTGCCCGCGGTGTTCGCCGAGATCTTCACGCAGGCGTGGGGCTTCAACGAGGTCGTCGGCGCGGCGTTCGGGTACATCGTGCTCACGGGCGTCAAGCGCGGCATGTTCTCCAACGAGGCGGGACTCGGATCCGCCCCGAACGCGGGGGCGAGCGCGGCGGTCACCCACCCCGTGAAGCAGGGTCTCGTCCAGGCCCTCGGCGTGTACTTCGACACGTTCCTGGTCTGCTCCATCACGGCCTTCATCATCCTGGTGTCGGTGCCCGACCTCGGCGGCGCCGAGCGCGGCATCGGTCTCACGCAAGGCGCGCTCGTGAGCACGCTCGGATCGTGGTCGAGCATCGCGCTGAGCATCATCGTGTTCCTGCTGGCGTTCTCGTCGATCCTCGGCAACTACTACTACGGCGAGTCGAACATCGAGTTCATCAACCCGAACCGCGGCGTCCTCACCGCGTACCGGGCGCTCGTCGTGGTCGCGGTCCTGGCGGGCTCGGTCGTCGGAGCCGACCTGGTGTGGAACTTCGCCGACGGCGTGATGGGCCTCATGGCGCTCACCAACCTCATCGCGATCGCGCTGCTGTCGGGGATCGCGTTCCGCCTCCTCAAGGACTACACGGCGCAGCGCAGGTCAGGACGCGATCCTGTCTTCACGCGCGACCGGCTGCCCGACGTCACCGGGATCGCAGTGTGGGAGGACGAGCTCACCGTCACCGGTCCGATCGACCTGCGCACCAAGCGCCGTCAGAGCGAGAAGCACCGCGACCACCTGCACAACGCGCCGCACGTCGACTGACACGTCGGCGCCACCGCGTCAACCCCGCAGGCCGCAGCAGCGGCGCGCTCTAACGTGGGGGCGTGAACACCGCCACGAGGCGCGTCGCCCGTGACGCCGAGGCGAACCCCGCTCTGCGGACGCTCGCGCGCGCCGGCTACGCCGCGGACGGGCTGGTGCATCTGGTCATCGGTGCGATCGTGCTGGTGGTGACCTTCGGCGGCGACGGCGAGAGCGATCAGACCGGCGCCTTCAAGGCGGTCGCCGCGGCGCCGCTCGGCTTCGTCGTGCTGTGGGTGCTCGCCGTGGCGCTGTGGGCGCTCGCGGCGTATCACGTGTTCGAGGCGATGCTGGCACGCGGCGACAGCACCGCGAAGAAGTGGGCGCGCCGGCTCGGTGAGTTCGGTCAGGTCGTCGCATTCGCCGCGCTCGGAATCATCGCCGCGGGCGTCGCGTCCGGAGCGCATCCGAACAGCGAGCGGTCGGTCGAGACGCTGAGCGGAGACCTCATCGCGACTCCGGGCGGTCCGTTCCTGCTCGGAGCCATCGGCCTGGGCGTCGCGATCGCCGGGGCGTCGTT comes from Microbacterium cremeum and encodes:
- a CDS encoding alanine/glycine:cation symporter family protein encodes the protein MEALNEWLLVWGDLFWTWIVLPVVVVLGVYFTIRSGVVQFRLIPEMFRTLTDKTPRDTAGKPQSVSAFQAFTISAASRVGVGNIAGVGTAIALGGPGAVFWMWLMAFVGGASSFIESSLAQLFKIRDKDGFRGGPAYYMERGLKARWLGIWFAIILIVCFPFAFSSLQANTIAATVTATIGEGAPSWLPWVIGIAVALLTGLVVFGGVRRIASVTQFLVPIMALAYLLLGLVVVALHIDRLPAVFAEIFTQAWGFNEVVGAAFGYIVLTGVKRGMFSNEAGLGSAPNAGASAAVTHPVKQGLVQALGVYFDTFLVCSITAFIILVSVPDLGGAERGIGLTQGALVSTLGSWSSIALSIIVFLLAFSSILGNYYYGESNIEFINPNRGVLTAYRALVVVAVLAGSVVGADLVWNFADGVMGLMALTNLIAIALLSGIAFRLLKDYTAQRRSGRDPVFTRDRLPDVTGIAVWEDELTVTGPIDLRTKRRQSEKHRDHLHNAPHVD
- a CDS encoding DUF1206 domain-containing protein; the encoded protein is MNTATRRVARDAEANPALRTLARAGYAADGLVHLVIGAIVLVVTFGGDGESDQTGAFKAVAAAPLGFVVLWVLAVALWALAAYHVFEAMLARGDSTAKKWARRLGEFGQVVAFAALGIIAAGVASGAHPNSERSVETLSGDLIATPGGPFLLGAIGLGVAIAGASFVGIGATRRFHEHTDVPAGAPGTAVTVLGVVGYIAKGIALVIVGALLVVASVTLDQEVAGGMDGAVEALLELPYGPWLGGAVGIGLLAYGLFLFARAKYARL